From the genome of Desulfovibrio sp. JY:
CGCAAACCAGACGCCGGCACCTCGCCGAGCGTGTATTACATCCTGTGAGGTAAGCCATGCTGGAAAAAGCACTCAAGGGAAGCCCTCGATACTGGGGCACGTTGATCGGCCTGGGCCTGCTCATGCTTTTAGGCATGGGCTTCTGGCTCTACCAGCTGGTCCACGGCTTGGTCATCACCGGCATGAGCCGCGACGTGTCCTGGGGCTTCTACATCGCCCAGTTCACCTATCTGGTCGGCGTGGCCGCCTCGGCCGTCATGCTGGTCCTGCCCTACTACTTCCACCACTACAAGCAGTTCGCCAAGATGATCATTCTCGGCGAATTCCTGGCCATCGCCGCCGTGTCCATGTGCATGGGCTTTATCGTGGTGGACCTCGGGCAGCCGCAACGCATGCTCAACGTCATGATCAACGCCACGCCCCATTCCATGCTCTTTTGGGACATGTGCGTTTTGATGGGCTACCTGTTCCTCAACATCCTGGTCGGCTGGACCAGCCTGCAGGCCTTTAAAAACGACATGGCCCCGCCGCACTGGTGCAAGGTCCTGGCCATCGTCTCGGTCATCTGGGCCTTCTCCATCCACACGGTCACGGCCTTCCTGATCGCCGGCCTGCCCGGTCGCCACTACTTCCTGACCGCCGTCATGGCCGCACGATTCCTGGCCTCGGCCTTCTGCGCCGGACCGGCCATCCTGCTGCTGCTGACCTTGCTCGTGCGCAAGCTCACCGGCTTCGATCCCGGCGACAAGGCCCTCAAACGCCTGGCCGTCATCATCACCTACGCCATGTGCGTCAACGTGTTCCTGTACCTGTGCGAACTCTTCACCGCCTTCTACAGCAACATGCCGGGCCACATCGCCCCGATCCGCTTCCTGTTCTCGGGCCTGGACGGCCACTACGAGCTCGTGCCCTTCATGTGGACCGCCGTGGTCCTGGGCCTGGGCTGCCTGGTCATCCTCATCCCGACGTCCATCCGGGAAAAGACCCCGGCCCTGGTCCTCGGCCTGATCATGCTGGTCATCTCGACCTGGATCGACAAAGGTCTGGCCCTGATGATC
Proteins encoded in this window:
- the nrfD gene encoding polysulfide reductase NrfD, which gives rise to MLEKALKGSPRYWGTLIGLGLLMLLGMGFWLYQLVHGLVITGMSRDVSWGFYIAQFTYLVGVAASAVMLVLPYYFHHYKQFAKMIILGEFLAIAAVSMCMGFIVVDLGQPQRMLNVMINATPHSMLFWDMCVLMGYLFLNILVGWTSLQAFKNDMAPPHWCKVLAIVSVIWAFSIHTVTAFLIAGLPGRHYFLTAVMAARFLASAFCAGPAILLLLTLLVRKLTGFDPGDKALKRLAVIITYAMCVNVFLYLCELFTAFYSNMPGHIAPIRFLFSGLDGHYELVPFMWTAVVLGLGCLVILIPTSIREKTPALVLGLIMLVISTWIDKGLALMIGGFTPNPFETVTSYLPTVPELMVSVMIFALGGIILTVLWKIAIEVRVEVEGGNLSMVPPPAESE